A region from the Agrobacterium cucumeris genome encodes:
- the mraZ gene encoding division/cell wall cluster transcriptional repressor MraZ: MDRFLSNVTNRIDAKGRVSVPSPFRSVLVRRGIQELYCLQDFAFPAISIGGPDLLERYERQIASMDAFSPQANAMSLLVHGGGVFMKLDQEGRLMVTDFVREFTGISTEVTFVGRADHFQLWQPQAFLGAQAEARAGRGFSAARPA; the protein is encoded by the coding sequence ATGGACCGCTTTTTATCGAACGTGACGAACAGGATCGACGCCAAGGGGCGCGTTTCGGTTCCGTCTCCGTTTCGTTCGGTGCTGGTGAGGCGCGGTATCCAGGAGCTTTATTGCCTTCAGGATTTCGCTTTCCCGGCAATCAGTATCGGCGGTCCGGATTTGCTGGAGCGCTACGAGCGGCAGATCGCGTCGATGGATGCCTTCTCGCCGCAAGCGAACGCGATGTCGCTGCTGGTTCACGGCGGCGGTGTCTTCATGAAGCTCGACCAGGAAGGTCGGTTGATGGTGACGGATTTCGTGCGGGAATTTACCGGCATATCCACCGAGGTCACCTTCGTCGGACGGGCGGATCATTTTCAGCTTTGGCAACCGCAGGCGTTTTTGGGCGCGCAGGCGGAAGCAAGAGCGGGGCGCGGTTTTTCGGCTGCTCGCCCCGCATAG
- the ftsL gene encoding cell division protein FtsL, which yields MLRTFDVILMGVMVAAAVVTYSIKHKADLKLEEVRKLEAEIKLEKDTIDLLRADWALLTQPNRLHRLVNAYQDELGLSPTLPTQLAQPRELPMLRSQLPQPPEPEGMSVEDVIAAAVNGSKPGATLGAATKKKSPPAGQIAANGAPVPTPRARVSRSPAAPAVSAVAGDETDDMDDTITGSVNR from the coding sequence ATGCTGCGCACTTTCGATGTCATCTTGATGGGGGTCATGGTTGCTGCGGCCGTCGTGACCTATTCGATCAAGCACAAGGCCGATCTGAAGCTCGAAGAGGTCCGCAAGCTCGAGGCCGAAATCAAGCTCGAGAAGGATACGATCGATCTGTTGCGGGCCGACTGGGCGCTCCTGACGCAGCCGAACCGTCTGCATCGCCTCGTCAATGCCTATCAGGACGAGCTTGGCCTTTCGCCGACGCTGCCGACGCAATTGGCGCAGCCGCGTGAGTTGCCCATGCTGCGCTCGCAATTGCCGCAACCGCCGGAGCCGGAAGGCATGAGCGTCGAGGATGTGATTGCCGCCGCCGTCAACGGTTCCAAGCCGGGCGCGACGCTTGGCGCGGCCACCAAAAAGAAATCGCCGCCGGCAGGCCAGATAGCCGCCAATGGCGCCCCGGTTCCGACGCCGAGGGCCCGCGTTTCCCGTTCCCCAGCGGCTCCGGCCGTCTCCGCCGTCGCCGGTGATGAAACCGATGACATGGATGACACGATAACAGGATCGGTGAACCGCTGA
- a CDS encoding peptidoglycan D,D-transpeptidase FtsI family protein — protein sequence MSFLSRVMVLKSKAHFSASTTGVYTDHAAFEGARKKRAAQAKSRVGLIIFGFVAFYAVVGGRLVQYGMAEQETVSSIAPADRLMASRPDLLDRNGEVLATDIRTVSLFAEPHRIVDIDEAIEKLRTVLPDLDQRGTYQKLTSNSRFQWLRRQLTPKQQSQILALGIPGVGFRPEKRRFYPGGPTAAHVVGHVNIDNRGVAGMERYVDNQGLADLTALGMTSDQPLEPVKLSIDLRVQSIVREVVTSAIAKFQAIGAGAVVLDVHTGEVLAMASVPDYDPNNPAEGAKEGWLNRMSNGTFEMGSTFKSFTIAMGLDSGRVRLGDSFDARYPIRIGGFTIKDFHGKNRVLSVPEIFQFSSNIGTAKIADTVGTEGHKEFLTKLGLLTRMQTELPEVALPSQPREWKKINSITISFGHGVSTTPLQTAVAGAALVNGGKLIEPTFLPRTREQADLVAKQVLKPTTSKDMRFLFEWNGVNGSGRNARVDGFNVGGKTGTADKVVNGRYVRDKNFNAFLSAFPIDDPQYVVLTFIDEPKTDKGNGAALAGTSAAPMVRDIIARTAAVLGVKPKFGKDGSALLVSY from the coding sequence ATGTCTTTTCTCTCCCGCGTCATGGTTTTGAAGAGCAAGGCTCATTTTTCCGCCAGCACCACCGGTGTTTATACCGATCATGCGGCTTTTGAGGGAGCCCGCAAGAAACGTGCTGCCCAGGCGAAAAGCCGGGTTGGCCTGATCATTTTTGGTTTCGTGGCCTTTTATGCCGTCGTTGGTGGGCGTCTCGTACAATATGGCATGGCGGAACAGGAAACCGTTTCGAGCATCGCGCCCGCAGACCGGTTGATGGCGTCGCGCCCGGACCTTCTCGACCGCAATGGCGAGGTTCTCGCCACCGACATCCGCACCGTCTCGTTGTTTGCCGAGCCGCATCGCATCGTCGATATCGACGAGGCGATCGAGAAGCTGCGCACCGTTCTGCCTGATCTCGATCAGCGTGGCACCTATCAGAAGCTCACCTCCAATTCCCGTTTCCAGTGGCTGCGCCGTCAGTTGACGCCCAAGCAGCAGAGCCAGATTCTCGCACTCGGCATTCCCGGTGTGGGGTTCCGTCCGGAAAAACGCCGGTTCTATCCGGGTGGGCCAACGGCTGCCCACGTCGTCGGTCATGTGAACATCGACAATCGCGGCGTGGCGGGTATGGAGCGATATGTCGACAATCAGGGACTTGCCGATCTGACGGCACTTGGCATGACCAGCGATCAACCGCTGGAGCCGGTAAAGCTTTCGATCGATCTGCGCGTGCAGTCCATCGTGCGTGAGGTCGTAACCTCCGCGATCGCCAAATTCCAGGCAATCGGTGCCGGTGCCGTGGTGCTGGACGTGCATACGGGTGAAGTTCTCGCCATGGCCTCGGTGCCGGATTACGATCCGAACAACCCGGCCGAAGGCGCAAAGGAAGGCTGGCTCAACCGCATGTCGAACGGCACGTTCGAAATGGGATCGACCTTCAAGTCCTTCACCATCGCCATGGGCCTCGATTCCGGTCGTGTGCGTCTGGGTGACAGTTTCGATGCCCGTTATCCGATCCGGATCGGCGGTTTCACCATCAAGGACTTCCATGGCAAGAACCGCGTTTTGTCGGTGCCGGAAATCTTCCAGTTTTCGTCCAATATCGGCACTGCCAAGATCGCCGACACTGTCGGTACCGAAGGCCACAAGGAATTTCTGACGAAGCTCGGGCTTTTGACCCGCATGCAGACGGAATTGCCGGAGGTGGCGCTGCCATCGCAGCCGCGTGAATGGAAGAAGATCAACTCCATCACCATTTCCTTCGGTCACGGTGTTTCGACGACGCCGCTGCAGACGGCGGTTGCCGGCGCGGCGCTCGTTAATGGCGGCAAGCTGATCGAGCCGACCTTCCTGCCGCGCACCCGCGAACAGGCCGATCTGGTGGCCAAGCAGGTTCTGAAACCCACCACCAGCAAGGACATGCGTTTCCTGTTCGAGTGGAATGGTGTGAACGGATCGGGCCGTAATGCGCGCGTCGACGGTTTCAACGTCGGCGGCAAGACCGGCACGGCGGACAAGGTCGTAAATGGCCGCTATGTCCGCGACAAGAACTTCAACGCCTTCCTGTCAGCTTTCCCGATCGACGATCCGCAATATGTGGTGTTGACCTTTATCGATGAACCGAAGACGGACAAGGGCAATGGCGCGGCACTCGCCGGCACCTCCGCAGCGCCGATGGTGCGCGATATCATCGCCCGCACCGCAGCGGTGCTGGGCGTGAAGCCGAAGTTCGGCAAGGATGGCTCGGCCTTGCTCGTGTCTTATTGA
- a CDS encoding FAD-dependent oxidoreductase: MPDFKYIVVGAGMMGAAAARHLSAQTDGVALIGPAEPADRKTHKGVFSSHYDEARITRGFDGDPVWAELAQRSIRRYAEIEAKSGIRFFTESGCLFTGNGKGLAGDYVSRALSSANRLGLGVETLGTDALAGRFPMFSLPADHGGSFEARNAGHINPRALVKGQCSIAWAQGTHLVRETAAHVRDTSRGVEVVTREGTVHTAEKVIVAAGGFTNMAELLPSPVDMAATGRTIVFFELDEARQAIFGAMPSTIVLAETEDDIVYILPPVRYPDGKVYLKIGGESEKGRLETLAEAVDWFHSDGTPGEVEFLTRKALSLMPELAGCPVTSGSCVASITRSGYPYIGYTQSSNIAVLTGGNFVSAKSSDEIGRLGAVLLASGQLTEDEFAAEMSPVFV, from the coding sequence ATGCCGGATTTCAAATATATCGTGGTCGGGGCCGGGATGATGGGTGCGGCCGCGGCGCGGCACCTTTCGGCGCAAACGGATGGCGTTGCGCTGATCGGGCCGGCCGAGCCCGCCGATCGCAAGACCCATAAAGGCGTGTTTTCGAGCCACTACGACGAAGCGCGCATCACCCGTGGGTTTGACGGTGATCCGGTCTGGGCGGAACTGGCGCAACGTTCGATCCGCCGTTATGCGGAGATCGAAGCCAAAAGCGGCATCCGTTTCTTTACCGAATCGGGCTGCCTGTTCACCGGGAACGGCAAGGGGCTTGCCGGAGATTATGTGTCGCGGGCGCTCTCCTCTGCCAACCGTCTCGGTCTTGGTGTGGAAACGCTCGGCACCGACGCGCTGGCTGGCCGGTTTCCGATGTTCTCGCTGCCCGCCGATCACGGTGGCAGCTTCGAGGCCCGTAACGCCGGCCATATCAATCCCCGCGCCTTGGTAAAGGGGCAGTGCTCGATTGCCTGGGCGCAGGGTACGCATCTGGTGCGCGAGACCGCGGCGCATGTTCGCGATACCTCCCGCGGTGTCGAGGTGGTAACGCGGGAAGGTACTGTTCATACCGCTGAAAAGGTCATCGTGGCCGCAGGCGGTTTCACCAACATGGCTGAGCTTTTGCCTTCCCCGGTCGATATGGCGGCCACCGGTCGCACCATCGTATTTTTCGAACTGGATGAGGCAAGACAGGCGATATTCGGCGCCATGCCGTCGACCATCGTGCTGGCGGAGACGGAGGACGACATCGTCTACATCCTGCCGCCCGTGCGGTATCCCGATGGCAAGGTCTATCTGAAGATCGGCGGCGAAAGCGAGAAGGGCAGGCTTGAGACACTGGCCGAGGCGGTGGACTGGTTCCATTCCGACGGCACGCCGGGTGAGGTGGAATTCCTGACGAGGAAGGCCCTGTCGCTGATGCCCGAACTTGCCGGCTGCCCCGTGACCTCCGGCTCCTGTGTCGCATCCATTACCCGCAGCGGTTATCCCTATATAGGCTATACGCAATCCTCCAATATCGCAGTTCTGACGGGTGGCAATTTCGTCTCCGCCAAGTCTTCGGATGAGATCGGGCGGCTGGGCGCAGTGCTGCTTGCGAGTGGTCAACTGACCGAGGATGAGTTCGCGGCCGAAATGTCGCCGGTTTTCGTCTGA
- a CDS encoding NAD(P)/FAD-dependent oxidoreductase, which produces MSGHFNYIVVGRGMMGAAAARHLAETVDGVALIGPGEPADIKSHQGVFASHYDEARITRTIDGDADWALLANRSIARYADIAAKSGVEFYAPVGCLMVGPQRGGDNPFIDDVSKAASRLGVSTELLDGENLKSRFPYFSFEPGCEGVFERDNAGYVNPRALVKAQAVLAEKAGVTLIDDIVVSTREEDGRASVRTASGAVYTADRVLVAAGGFSIAKDLLPQPVALNVYARTVAFFEIDEADLGQYAAMPSLIYEPRDTTKHIYLLPPVRYPDGKFYLKIGGDPDDKAVGSDPEIREWFRSGGRESVRDHLSAIVETLVPSVDLSRVSMAACVVSKTRSGYPAIGFTASPRIAVLTGGNGTAAKSSDEIGRLGATLLRDGKITDRAFTTDFTPAFL; this is translated from the coding sequence ATGTCGGGACATTTCAACTATATCGTCGTTGGTCGCGGCATGATGGGTGCCGCCGCCGCCCGCCATCTGGCGGAAACGGTGGATGGCGTGGCGCTGATCGGCCCCGGAGAACCTGCCGATATCAAATCACATCAGGGTGTTTTTGCCAGTCACTATGATGAAGCGCGGATTACCCGCACCATCGATGGTGATGCCGACTGGGCGCTGCTCGCCAACCGCTCGATTGCGCGTTATGCCGATATTGCCGCGAAAAGCGGCGTGGAATTTTACGCGCCGGTCGGTTGCCTGATGGTGGGGCCTCAGCGGGGCGGCGACAATCCCTTTATCGATGATGTTTCCAAAGCGGCGTCGCGGCTCGGTGTTTCGACGGAATTGCTGGATGGCGAAAACCTGAAAAGCCGGTTTCCCTATTTCTCTTTCGAGCCGGGCTGCGAAGGCGTCTTCGAAAGGGACAATGCCGGATACGTCAATCCACGTGCGCTGGTGAAGGCGCAGGCGGTTCTGGCGGAAAAGGCCGGCGTTACGCTGATCGACGATATCGTCGTCTCGACGCGGGAAGAGGATGGCCGGGCATCGGTGCGGACGGCTTCCGGTGCGGTTTATACCGCAGACCGAGTGCTGGTGGCGGCCGGCGGTTTCTCGATCGCGAAAGACCTGCTGCCACAGCCGGTCGCGCTCAATGTCTATGCGCGGACCGTCGCCTTCTTCGAGATTGATGAAGCCGATCTTGGGCAATATGCGGCTATGCCGTCGCTGATCTACGAGCCGCGCGACACCACGAAACATATCTATCTTCTGCCGCCGGTGCGTTATCCCGATGGCAAGTTCTATCTGAAAATCGGCGGTGATCCCGACGACAAGGCGGTCGGCAGCGACCCGGAAATCCGGGAATGGTTCCGGTCCGGCGGACGTGAAAGCGTGCGGGATCATCTGTCGGCCATCGTCGAAACACTGGTACCTTCCGTCGATCTCTCGCGTGTCTCGATGGCCGCCTGCGTCGTCTCCAAAACCCGGAGTGGTTATCCCGCCATCGGTTTTACCGCCTCACCGCGTATCGCGGTTCTCACCGGCGGCAATGGCACCGCGGCGAAGAGTTCCGACGAGATCGGGCGGCTGGGTGCCACGCTGCTGCGGGATGGAAAAATCACCGATCGTGCTTTCACAACGGATTTCACGCCGGCATTTCTTTGA
- the rsmH gene encoding 16S rRNA (cytosine(1402)-N(4))-methyltransferase RsmH, whose product MAANSGGRSSDADGGPQRHIPVLLREVIAALEPASGKIILDGTFGAGGYTQAILDQGANVIALDRDPTAIAGGQAMVAANGGRLNLIQSQFSDLARHAPEGGLDGVVLDIGVSSMQIDEAERGFSFQKNGPLDMRMSASGVSAADVVNRAKVGDLIRIFGFLGEEKQPGRIARAIEKRRAEEPFRTTRDLAGLIEIVTPRKAKDKIHPATRVFQALRVFVNDELGELAQALFAAERSLKPGGRLVVVTFHSLEDRIVKKFFSDRSGKAAGSRHLPMVEDKPAIFDNIGKPMIAASDAEAELNPRARSAKLRAGLRTTAPARAADFSIFELPDLASLEKMGG is encoded by the coding sequence ATGGCGGCGAATTCTGGTGGGCGATCTTCTGATGCCGATGGCGGACCTCAGCGTCACATCCCTGTCCTGCTTCGCGAAGTTATCGCCGCGCTTGAACCCGCATCCGGAAAGATCATCCTTGATGGCACTTTTGGTGCCGGCGGCTACACCCAGGCCATTCTCGATCAGGGTGCCAATGTCATCGCGCTCGACCGCGATCCGACCGCGATAGCTGGCGGTCAGGCGATGGTTGCCGCCAATGGCGGCAGGTTAAACCTCATTCAATCACAATTTTCCGATCTGGCGAGGCACGCGCCCGAGGGCGGCCTTGACGGCGTCGTACTTGATATCGGCGTTTCCTCCATGCAGATCGACGAGGCAGAGCGCGGCTTTTCCTTTCAGAAGAACGGTCCCCTTGATATGCGCATGTCCGCGTCCGGCGTTTCGGCGGCGGATGTCGTCAATCGTGCCAAGGTCGGCGATCTGATTCGTATTTTCGGTTTTCTCGGTGAGGAAAAGCAGCCGGGCCGCATTGCCCGCGCCATCGAGAAGAGGAGGGCGGAAGAGCCCTTCCGCACCACGCGTGATCTCGCCGGTCTCATCGAGATCGTCACGCCGCGCAAGGCGAAGGACAAGATCCATCCCGCGACTCGGGTGTTTCAGGCGCTTCGGGTTTTCGTCAATGATGAACTCGGCGAGTTGGCGCAGGCGCTTTTCGCTGCAGAGCGGTCCCTGAAGCCCGGTGGTCGCCTGGTTGTCGTCACGTTCCATTCGCTGGAAGACCGCATCGTCAAGAAATTCTTCTCCGACCGTTCCGGCAAGGCTGCCGGTTCCCGGCATCTGCCGATGGTCGAAGACAAGCCGGCCATTTTCGACAATATCGGCAAGCCGATGATCGCCGCCAGCGACGCGGAGGCGGAACTCAATCCGCGTGCCCGGTCAGCCAAGCTGCGGGCCGGTCTGCGCACGACCGCGCCAGCGCGCGCGGCGGATTTTTCGATCTTCGAGCTTCCCGATCTCGCCAGCCTTGAAAAGATGGGAGGCTGA
- a CDS encoding lytic transglycosylase domain-containing protein, with product MNRVVVAVAAGVVMLASQAGIAFAKDEDVKTKTVTMETFFRKPGYPIPEKSLPASLKNDYSDLIVKYAKRYGVPTNLAHAVVSVESKFNPKARGSAGEVGLMQIKPATARMMGFRGTTKALYDPETNIRWGMQYLATAHQLGGGQVCSTILRYNAGHGATRMNPVSKRYCGKVQALLAS from the coding sequence ATGAACAGGGTTGTTGTTGCTGTTGCGGCGGGCGTTGTTATGCTCGCTTCACAGGCGGGGATTGCTTTTGCCAAAGACGAGGACGTGAAGACCAAAACCGTGACGATGGAGACCTTCTTCCGCAAGCCCGGTTATCCCATTCCGGAAAAGAGTCTGCCTGCGTCGCTGAAGAACGACTATTCCGATCTGATCGTCAAATATGCCAAGCGTTATGGCGTTCCCACCAATCTGGCGCATGCCGTGGTTTCGGTGGAAAGCAAGTTCAACCCCAAGGCTCGCGGCAGCGCAGGCGAGGTCGGGCTGATGCAGATCAAGCCGGCAACGGCGCGCATGATGGGCTTTCGCGGCACGACAAAAGCGCTCTACGATCCCGAGACCAATATTCGCTGGGGCATGCAATATCTGGCGACCGCCCACCAGCTTGGCGGCGGGCAGGTGTGCAGCACGATCCTGCGTTACAATGCCGGCCATGGCGCCACACGGATGAACCCGGTGTCCAAGCGTTATTGCGGCAAGGTGCAGGCGCTGCTGGCCAGCTGA
- a CDS encoding ribbon-helix-helix domain-containing protein, with translation MRTTQAFSITLPLDMAEMVKAKVASGEYATESEVIRDGLRTLVARDAAVERWLQEEVAAAYDAHKADPNRAKPLNEGMAEVKARIAKGEGRT, from the coding sequence ATGCGCACTACTCAGGCTTTCAGTATCACTCTTCCTCTGGATATGGCCGAGATGGTCAAGGCAAAAGTAGCCTCTGGTGAATATGCGACGGAAAGCGAAGTTATTCGTGATGGCCTGCGCACCCTAGTCGCACGCGATGCAGCTGTGGAGCGTTGGCTGCAGGAAGAGGTCGCAGCCGCATACGATGCTCACAAAGCCGACCCGAACCGTGCGAAGCCGCTCAATGAAGGTATGGCTGAGGTGAAGGCGCGGATCGCCAAGGGCGAAGGGCGCACGTAG
- a CDS encoding type II toxin-antitoxin system RelE/ParE family toxin: protein MKYYVVRLSPEAQTDLVQIHSYVIRKSGSAVTADRYIERVGAFLASLNVFPERGTVRNEVRSGLRIIGFERSASIAFVVEHDDVVVLRVLVKGQEFEGEAQSLWRGEPVAASPD, encoded by the coding sequence ATGAAATATTACGTCGTGCGTTTGTCCCCTGAAGCGCAAACCGATCTGGTGCAAATCCATAGCTATGTTATTCGCAAATCTGGCTCAGCTGTCACGGCGGATCGGTATATTGAACGTGTTGGTGCTTTTCTCGCGTCGCTGAACGTATTCCCCGAGCGTGGCACGGTGCGCAATGAGGTACGATCAGGGCTGCGCATAATCGGTTTTGAGCGAAGTGCCAGCATAGCCTTTGTCGTAGAGCACGATGATGTGGTTGTTCTCCGCGTCTTGGTCAAAGGTCAGGAGTTCGAAGGAGAGGCGCAGAGCTTGTGGCGAGGAGAACCGGTCGCCGCTTCGCCCGATTGA
- a CDS encoding N-acetylmuramoyl-L-alanine amidase, producing MSECLPDFTPDFPGAAVAPSPNHGERLDVAGPDIILLHYTGMTTSDGALSWLRNPESQVSSHYFVFEDGRVIQMVPEGRRAWHAGKSTWAGDQDINSRSIGIEIANQGHPGGLPEFPGKQVAAVIELCRDCGQRWNIAPERVLAHSDVAPVRKVDPGEKFPWDILSQNGVGHWVEPAPIRGGRFFQRGDHGQPVEALQSMLSIYGYGVEITGAYCEKTEGAVAAFQRHFRPALVDGIADFSTIDTLHRLIASLPKFSAA from the coding sequence ATGAGTGAATGTCTGCCGGATTTTACCCCGGATTTTCCGGGCGCAGCCGTTGCGCCGTCGCCTAACCATGGCGAAAGACTTGATGTGGCCGGTCCCGATATCATTCTTCTGCATTATACCGGCATGACGACGTCGGACGGCGCACTGTCGTGGCTCCGCAACCCCGAAAGCCAGGTCTCCAGCCACTACTTCGTCTTCGAGGACGGCCGCGTCATCCAGATGGTGCCGGAAGGCCGTCGCGCCTGGCATGCGGGCAAAAGCACCTGGGCAGGGGATCAAGACATCAATTCCCGCTCCATCGGCATCGAAATCGCCAATCAGGGTCACCCCGGCGGCCTGCCGGAATTCCCTGGAAAACAGGTGGCTGCGGTCATCGAATTGTGTCGCGATTGCGGCCAGCGCTGGAATATTGCGCCTGAACGGGTGCTTGCCCATTCGGACGTAGCGCCTGTCCGCAAGGTCGATCCGGGCGAAAAATTCCCGTGGGACATCCTGTCGCAGAACGGTGTCGGCCACTGGGTGGAGCCTGCGCCGATCCGCGGCGGGCGCTTTTTCCAGCGCGGTGACCACGGGCAGCCGGTGGAAGCACTTCAGTCGATGCTGTCCATTTACGGATATGGCGTTGAAATAACAGGCGCTTATTGCGAAAAGACCGAAGGTGCCGTTGCTGCCTTCCAGCGGCATTTCCGCCCGGCTCTGGTGGATGGCATCGCGGATTTTTCCACCATCGACACGCTTCACCGGTTGATTGCCAGCCTGCCGAAATTTTCGGCCGCCTAA